From the genome of Geminocystis herdmanii PCC 6308, one region includes:
- a CDS encoding carbohydrate ABC transporter permease produces the protein MNNSNSVFKIFSFLILFFGLILVLSPLFIVIYTSFFDNSLQHNFTLKYYQSAWQQGNFLLAFSNSALVSIAVTILQIITSTLAGYALARLDFKGKNLVLLLIITTLVIPFQILVIPIFLVLKWGHLINTYWALILPTGASGFGIFLMRQYFMSIPVELEQAGELDGANRLQVVWYILFPLAKPAVITLSLFTFIGEWNDLFKPLVFTNNPQLTTVQLSLASFQEQFTSNWSLLMAAVVIATIPVILLFIIGQKQFIQGVSTTGIKN, from the coding sequence ATGAACAATTCTAATTCTGTTTTTAAAATATTCAGCTTTTTGATCCTTTTTTTCGGGTTAATTCTGGTTTTATCCCCTTTATTTATTGTTATTTATACATCTTTTTTTGATAATTCTTTACAGCATAATTTTACTTTAAAATATTATCAAAGTGCATGGCAACAAGGTAATTTTTTATTGGCTTTTTCTAATTCTGCTTTGGTTTCGATCGCCGTCACAATTTTACAAATAATTACCTCGACTTTAGCAGGATATGCCCTAGCAAGATTAGATTTTAAGGGAAAAAATTTAGTTTTATTATTAATAATAACTACTTTAGTTATTCCCTTTCAAATATTAGTAATTCCGATTTTTTTAGTTTTAAAATGGGGACATTTAATTAATACTTATTGGGCGTTAATTTTACCAACGGGGGCGAGTGGATTTGGTATCTTTTTAATGCGTCAATATTTTATGAGTATTCCTGTTGAATTAGAACAAGCAGGGGAGTTAGATGGGGCAAATCGTTTACAAGTAGTTTGGTATATCCTCTTTCCCTTAGCTAAACCTGCGGTAATTACTCTGTCTTTGTTTACTTTTATCGGCGAGTGGAATGATTTATTTAAACCCCTTGTATTTACTAATAATCCACAGTTAACGACAGTACAACTATCTTTAGCTTCATTTCAAGAACAGTTTACCAGTAATTGGTCTTTACTCATGGCGGCGGTGGTGATTGCCACTATTCCTGTGATTCTTCTATTCATTATCGGACAAAAACAGTTCATTCAAGGAGTTAGTACTACGGGAATTAAAAATTAG
- a CDS encoding VWA domain-containing protein yields the protein MKKFNILFITLGAYFSFVIANNIYAKANIKNSEIIIDKPSENIAQIRNNVTDNQPKIQVAILLDSSNSMDGLIEQTRTQIWSVINAVSKVTKNGKTPVFEVSLYHYGNNSLPSAEGFNRMLNDLSTDLDQVSENLFSIQTNGGQEYAGWVINSAVNELKWSDNSQDFRVIFIAGNEPFDQGTVDWKKAVNLASQKGIIVNTIYCGEAENIESNLWAMGANQGQGNFFNLNQDEKVVVIPTPYDAEIARLNQELNDTYIPYGSQGIVSLERQQAQDMNAFSSPNPSAGLRRSEAKATSNYRNSSWDLVDGVTENNVDLNTVDKTTLPENLRSLSAPEIRKFVDQMTLKREEIKAKIAELAQKRLDYLAKNTPKGDTTVTLDRLMIDSLYKQLEAKGFQIQR from the coding sequence ATGAAAAAATTTAATATTTTATTCATCACATTAGGGGCTTATTTTAGTTTTGTAATAGCTAATAATATTTATGCCAAAGCTAATATTAAAAATAGCGAAATTATTATAGATAAACCATCAGAAAATATTGCACAAATTAGAAATAATGTTACTGATAATCAACCAAAAATTCAAGTAGCAATTTTACTAGATTCTAGTAATAGTATGGATGGTTTAATTGAACAAACTCGTACTCAAATTTGGTCAGTAATTAATGCAGTTTCTAAAGTCACAAAAAATGGTAAAACTCCAGTTTTTGAAGTGTCTCTTTATCACTATGGCAATAACAGTTTACCATCAGCCGAAGGCTTTAATAGAATGTTAAATGACCTTTCTACAGATTTAGATCAAGTATCAGAAAATTTATTTAGTATTCAAACTAATGGAGGGCAAGAATACGCAGGATGGGTAATTAATTCGGCAGTTAATGAATTAAAATGGAGTGATAATTCTCAAGATTTTCGAGTTATTTTTATTGCAGGAAATGAACCTTTTGATCAAGGTACTGTGGATTGGAAAAAAGCCGTTAATTTAGCTAGTCAAAAAGGCATAATTGTTAATACTATTTACTGTGGAGAAGCGGAAAATATAGAAAGCAATCTTTGGGCAATGGGAGCAAATCAAGGGCAAGGTAATTTTTTTAATTTGAATCAAGATGAAAAAGTGGTAGTAATTCCTACTCCTTATGATGCTGAAATTGCTCGATTAAATCAAGAACTTAATGATACTTATATCCCCTATGGTAGTCAAGGAATTGTGAGTTTAGAACGGCAACAAGCACAAGATATGAATGCTTTTTCTAGCCCTAATCCTTCTGCTGGATTAAGGAGAAGTGAAGCTAAAGCAACAAGTAATTATCGTAATTCTAGTTGGGATTTAGTGGATGGCGTTACAGAAAATAATGTGGACTTAAACACGGTGGACAAAACTACTTTACCTGAAAATTTACGTTCTTTAAGCGCTCCTGAAATACGAAAATTTGTAGATCAAATGACGCTCAAAAGAGAGGAAATTAAGGCAAAAATTGCTGAACTTGCGCAAAAAAGATTAGATTATCTTGCTAAAAATACTCCTAAAGGTGATACGACAGTAACTCTCGATCGATTGATGATTGATAGTTTATATAAGCAGTTAGAAGCAAAAGGCTTTCAAATTCAACGGTAA
- a CDS encoding DUF6883 domain-containing protein, protein MKLKDIVSQIHIPLTKITGYALKLNHPSGRDKAYMFKKHLGYTQDNYAFLIEQIEEMALTANAIECPSNEHGRIFQVDLQIFGNYEGQKETVRTGWIVKPESNIAQLTTLYIIER, encoded by the coding sequence ATGAAATTAAAAGATATTGTCAGTCAAATTCATATCCCACTAACAAAAATAACAGGTTACGCACTAAAGCTAAACCACCCTAGCGGTAGAGATAAAGCCTATATGTTTAAAAAGCATTTGGGATATACTCAAGATAATTATGCTTTTCTGATCGAGCAAATAGAAGAAATGGCATTAACCGCTAATGCGATCGAATGTCCATCGAATGAACACGGGAGAATCTTTCAAGTTGACTTACAGATATTCGGTAACTATGAAGGGCAAAAGGAAACCGTTAGAACAGGATGGATAGTAAAACCAGAAAGTAACATAGCTCAATTAACAACCTTATATATTATAGAAAGATGA
- a CDS encoding serine/threonine-protein kinase: MNNKFLFKILEGQNIDNKYYLKSLLGTGGFGGVYLADEVVRDRFIRELAVKLIITDNPDKQLDELIFSTTLKQANLLDCYTCGECQLNNLDFLYLLMEKADYSLEDKLTEDKLSEEEVKQLVLDISNGLDYLHSQKPVIVHRDLKPGNILRVGDKWKISDFGLVRSVQNNSTETTTLMGSMGYAPPEAYQGKISSAWDMWSLGIIIYEVLTGELPFKNDTPLALMQEVINHEPDLNIIPKNWQEIVNNCLKKDEKQRLIAQNLINNLQSNTAIKSNEDASSYYNRGYNYGKLKEYEKAIIDFTKVIELEPSYTNAYYYRGVAYDKLKQYKKVIIDYTKTIELDANYTNAYNGRGNAYFDLKQYKKAILDYDKAIELDANHTYAYYNRGNAYRELKQYEKAILDYNKAIEVAPNYTNAYHNRGLVYSELKEYEKAIIDFNNAIQLDLNYILSYNGLGVIYYKLKEYEKAIINYTKTIELNSNYTIAYYNRGNAYRELKEYEKAIIDYTKIIKLDSNYTIAYYNRGNAYRELKQYQKAIIDYTKAIELNPNYIGAYNNRGNAYQELKEYEKAIIDYTKAIELNPNHTNAYYNRGNAYQELKQYEKAIIDYNKAIQLDSNYTNAYYHRGFAYYQLKEYEKAIIDYTKIIELDSNYTNAYYNRGVAYGELKQHEKAIIDYTKAIELDSNYANAYNNRGVAYENLKQYEKAIIDYNKVIELEPNDQLAINNKNALEAKMK, translated from the coding sequence ATGAATAATAAATTCTTATTCAAAATCTTAGAAGGGCAAAATATCGACAATAAATATTACCTAAAAAGTCTCTTAGGTACAGGAGGATTTGGCGGAGTTTATTTAGCCGATGAAGTAGTAAGAGATAGATTTATTCGGGAATTAGCAGTTAAATTAATTATCACTGATAACCCTGATAAACAGTTAGATGAATTGATTTTTTCTACTACCTTAAAACAAGCTAATTTACTCGATTGTTATACCTGCGGAGAGTGCCAATTAAATAACCTTGATTTCCTTTATTTATTGATGGAAAAAGCAGATTATAGTCTCGAAGATAAATTAACAGAGGATAAATTATCGGAAGAAGAAGTTAAACAATTAGTATTAGATATAAGCAACGGATTAGATTATTTACACAGTCAAAAACCTGTCATTGTGCATCGAGATTTAAAACCCGGAAATATTTTAAGGGTAGGAGATAAATGGAAAATCTCCGACTTTGGTTTAGTCAGAAGTGTGCAAAATAATTCCACTGAAACTACTACGTTGATGGGTTCGATGGGATACGCACCGCCAGAAGCCTATCAGGGAAAAATATCTTCGGCATGGGATATGTGGTCATTAGGCATTATCATTTATGAAGTGTTAACGGGAGAATTGCCCTTTAAAAATGATACTCCTTTAGCGTTAATGCAGGAAGTAATTAATCACGAGCCTGATTTAAACATTATTCCCAAAAATTGGCAAGAGATAGTAAATAATTGTCTCAAAAAAGACGAAAAACAAAGATTAATTGCTCAAAATTTAATTAATAATCTACAGTCAAACACTGCCATTAAATCCAATGAAGATGCGTCTAGTTATTATAATCGTGGTTATAATTATGGAAAATTAAAAGAGTATGAAAAAGCTATTATTGATTTTACAAAAGTCATTGAATTAGAACCTAGTTATACTAATGCTTATTATTATCGAGGAGTTGCTTACGATAAATTAAAACAATATAAAAAAGTCATTATTGACTATACAAAAACTATTGAATTAGATGCTAATTATACAAATGCTTATAATGGACGAGGTAATGCTTATTTTGATTTAAAACAGTATAAAAAAGCCATTCTTGACTATGATAAAGCTATTGAATTAGATGCTAATCATACTTATGCTTATTATAATCGTGGTAATGCTTATCGAGAATTAAAACAATATGAAAAAGCCATTCTTGACTATAATAAAGCTATTGAAGTAGCTCCTAATTATACCAATGCTTATCATAATCGTGGTCTTGTTTACTCTGAATTAAAAGAGTATGAAAAAGCCATTATTGACTTTAATAACGCTATTCAATTAGACTTAAATTATATATTATCTTATAATGGTCTTGGTGTTATTTACTATAAATTAAAAGAATATGAAAAAGCTATTATTAACTATACAAAAACTATTGAATTAAATTCTAATTATACCATAGCTTATTATAATCGTGGTAATGCTTATCGGGAATTAAAAGAGTATGAAAAAGCTATTATTGACTATACAAAAATCATTAAATTAGACTCTAATTATACCATAGCTTATTATAATCGTGGTAATGCTTATCGGGAATTAAAACAATATCAAAAAGCTATTATTGACTATACTAAGGCTATTGAATTAAATCCTAATTATATCGGTGCTTATAATAATCGTGGTAATGCTTATCAAGAATTAAAAGAATATGAAAAAGCTATTATTGACTATACCAAAGCTATTGAATTAAATCCAAATCATACCAATGCTTATTATAATCGTGGTAATGCTTATCAAGAACTAAAACAGTATGAAAAAGCTATTATTGACTATAATAAAGCTATTCAATTAGACTCAAATTATACCAATGCTTATTATCATCGTGGTTTTGCTTATTATCAATTAAAAGAGTATGAAAAAGCTATTATAGACTATACAAAAATCATTGAATTAGACTCCAATTATACCAATGCTTATTATAATCGTGGTGTTGCTTATGGAGAATTAAAACAGCATGAAAAAGCTATTATAGACTATACCAAAGCTATTGAATTAGACTCTAATTATGCAAATGCTTATAATAATCGTGGTGTTGCTTATGAGAATTTAAAACAGTATGAAAAAGCGATTATTGATTATAATAAAGTAATAGAATTAGAGCCTAATGATCAACTTGCTATTAATAATAAAAATGCTTTAGAAGCAAAAATGAAATAA
- a CDS encoding DUF4926 domain-containing protein, with the protein MNKPELLDVIELLVDIPKFSLRKGEQGTIIEDYQDGIFEVEFANKKGEATAICSISQDKFIVVWSSKTEQWLTPIPV; encoded by the coding sequence ATGAATAAACCTGAATTATTAGACGTTATTGAATTATTAGTTGATATTCCTAAATTTAGTCTCAGAAAAGGTGAGCAAGGCACAATTATCGAAGACTATCAAGACGGTATTTTTGAAGTAGAATTTGCTAATAAAAAAGGTGAAGCTACTGCTATATGTTCTATTTCTCAAGATAAATTTATTGTGGTATGGAGTTCTAAAACTGAACAATGGTTAACTCCTATTCCTGTTTAA
- a CDS encoding TldD/PmbA family protein yields the protein MKFNLEKTLNNLNVSADWIGLRQVTESTTTNMFRDGKPQSNGRKYTNGVMVEVMVNGQLGYCATNRLDQESIQLATEIAQKQAKSASDWGIFAFNRDIRPPAQGSYRSLRSTARSLFSGAARSNSKSDNIFSSKELNDLLIQTCHSLKVSEKIVKATAVAQISEIQHHFVSSNGANIQQEFSLVSTDYEATAQFGNIVQKRTDNGMMARCYQGGMEILNPDLTFDRAKQIGQEAVELLYAQECPDMTTTLVLAPDQMMLQIHESIGHPLEIDRILGDERNYAGSSFVKLSDFGTLAYGSSLMNITFDPTVQGELASYGFDDAGLKAEKEYLIKDGILLRGLGSLESQIRANVLGVANFRSSSWNRPSIDRMANLNLESGHSSFNEIISSIEHGVYMQSNRSWSIDDYRNKFQFGCEYARLIENGKLTKTLRNPNYRGVTQHFWHNLAFVGDEATRECYGTPYCGKGEPNQSIRVGHASPVCAFTNIQVFGGG from the coding sequence ATGAAGTTTAATTTAGAAAAAACCTTAAATAATCTCAATGTTTCTGCTGATTGGATAGGATTAAGACAAGTGACGGAATCCACTACTACTAATATGTTTCGAGATGGAAAACCTCAAAGTAATGGAAGAAAATATACTAATGGGGTGATGGTAGAAGTCATGGTGAATGGGCAATTAGGATATTGTGCTACGAATAGATTAGATCAAGAGAGTATTCAATTAGCCACAGAAATCGCTCAAAAACAGGCAAAAAGTGCTTCTGATTGGGGTATTTTTGCTTTTAATAGGGATATTCGCCCTCCTGCTCAGGGTAGCTATCGATCACTTCGTAGCACTGCTCGATCACTTTTCAGTGGCGCTGCGCGATCGAACTCAAAAAGTGATAACATCTTTAGTAGTAAGGAATTGAATGATTTATTAATTCAAACTTGCCATAGTTTAAAAGTCTCAGAAAAAATAGTCAAAGCTACTGCTGTCGCCCAAATTAGCGAGATTCAACATCATTTTGTCAGTAGTAATGGTGCAAATATTCAACAAGAATTTTCCCTCGTTTCCACCGATTACGAAGCTACAGCTCAATTCGGGAATATTGTGCAAAAACGCACAGATAACGGCATGATGGCGAGATGTTATCAAGGGGGTATGGAAATCTTAAACCCTGATTTGACGTTCGATCGAGCTAAACAAATTGGACAGGAAGCCGTAGAATTATTATATGCTCAGGAATGCCCTGATATGACCACTACTTTAGTTTTAGCACCTGATCAGATGATGCTACAAATCCATGAAAGCATCGGGCATCCTTTAGAAATCGATCGAATTTTGGGGGATGAGCGCAATTATGCAGGAAGTAGTTTTGTGAAATTGTCAGACTTCGGCACTTTAGCCTATGGCTCATCTTTAATGAATATCACCTTTGATCCCACTGTGCAAGGGGAATTAGCTAGTTATGGTTTTGATGATGCTGGATTGAAAGCCGAAAAAGAATACCTCATCAAAGACGGGATTTTATTGAGAGGATTAGGGAGTTTAGAAAGTCAAATTAGAGCAAATGTACTAGGAGTTGCTAATTTTCGATCGAGTTCATGGAATCGCCCTTCCATCGATCGCATGGCTAACTTAAACTTAGAATCGGGACATAGTAGCTTTAATGAGATTATAAGTTCGATCGAGCATGGTGTCTATATGCAGTCTAATCGATCGTGGTCGATCGACGACTACCGCAACAAATTTCAATTTGGTTGTGAATATGCTCGATTAATCGAGAATGGCAAACTAACAAAAACCTTACGCAACCCCAATTATCGAGGCGTAACCCAACATTTTTGGCATAATTTAGCCTTTGTGGGAGACGAAGCCACCAGAGAATGTTATGGTACTCCCTATTGTGGTAAAGGTGAACCTAACCAGTCTATCAGAGTTGGTCATGCTTCCCCCGTCTGTGCCTTCACCAATATTCAAGTTTTCGGCGGAGGTTAA
- a CDS encoding carbonic anhydrase, which produces MKKIIEGLHRFQAGYFESHRDLFEQLSHGQHPRILFITCSDSRIDPNLITQANVGELFVIRNAGNIIPPFGATNGGEGASIEYAITALDIEQVIVCGHSHCGAMKGLLKMSKLADKMPLVYEWLKQAEATRRLIIDNYSHLEGEELLQITVAENVLTQLENLNTYPIVRSRLHQGRLSLHGWIYGIETGEVLTYDPKVHDFVNLESRTDNSEYIYNLHPSCSVAKSMFYGIPDENDDKVQPSEPIPQTINPNLPRSRSGAARSNRLSPEQEQRIYRGST; this is translated from the coding sequence ATGAAAAAAATTATTGAGGGGTTGCATCGGTTTCAGGCGGGTTATTTTGAGAGTCATCGAGATTTATTTGAACAACTCTCTCACGGGCAACACCCCCGTATCTTATTTATTACCTGTTCAGATTCTCGTATTGATCCTAATTTGATCACCCAAGCCAATGTCGGGGAATTATTTGTTATCCGTAACGCAGGAAATATTATCCCCCCCTTTGGGGCAACTAATGGCGGTGAAGGAGCTTCGATCGAATATGCCATTACAGCTTTAGATATAGAACAAGTGATCGTATGTGGACATTCCCATTGTGGGGCGATGAAAGGTTTATTAAAAATGTCGAAATTAGCGGATAAAATGCCCTTAGTCTATGAGTGGCTAAAACAAGCCGAGGCAACCCGTCGCTTAATTATCGATAACTATAGTCATCTGGAAGGGGAAGAATTATTACAAATTACCGTAGCGGAAAATGTTTTAACTCAATTAGAGAACTTAAATACTTATCCTATTGTGCGCAGTCGTTTGCATCAAGGAAGATTATCTCTCCATGGTTGGATTTATGGCATTGAAACAGGAGAAGTTTTAACCTACGATCCCAAAGTTCATGATTTTGTTAACTTGGAAAGTAGAACGGATAATTCTGAATATATTTATAATTTACACCCTAGTTGTTCTGTGGCTAAATCTATGTTTTACGGCATTCCTGATGAGAATGATGACAAAGTTCAACCATCTGAGCCTATACCACAAACTATTAATCCTAATTTACCTCGATCACGAAGTGGCGCTGCTCGATCGAACCGCCTTTCTCCAGAACAAGAGCAAAGAATTTATCGAGGTTCAACATAA
- a CDS encoding septal ring lytic transglycosylase RlpA family protein yields MRNNTWKKAVISALTTILGLGTTGFFFAPNVKADSHQTQAQTALSSVNNVVAKSFTGNTQQFLTVKLYPHQHKNKSAVTLHFQNLPLLTFLDSPEHSAIEQATKLAQRLDQLSTQNIDANTINVSWNSETKDYSLKFQQEELIRINNNVILPDATRNKTHDALQATNRLRRLMGNAEPLTQVQGKQIVQADSRMDNLAGAGVKSLRKAARGIASWYGPGFHGRRTASGERFNQHALTAAHRSLPFGTRVKVTNVRNGRSVVVRINDRGPHVRGRIIDLSAGAARAIGVKSSGVATISMQVLN; encoded by the coding sequence ATGCGTAACAACACTTGGAAAAAGGCTGTCATTTCGGCTTTAACAACTATTTTAGGATTAGGAACTACTGGATTTTTCTTCGCCCCTAATGTCAAAGCTGATTCTCACCAAACTCAAGCTCAAACAGCATTATCATCAGTAAATAACGTCGTTGCCAAAAGTTTTACTGGTAACACACAACAATTTCTCACCGTCAAACTCTATCCCCATCAACACAAAAATAAAAGCGCCGTCACCCTACATTTTCAAAACCTTCCCTTACTAACATTTTTAGATAGTCCAGAACACAGTGCGATCGAACAAGCCACAAAATTAGCACAACGTCTTGATCAATTATCAACCCAAAACATTGACGCAAATACTATTAATGTGTCATGGAATTCTGAGACGAAAGACTACTCTCTCAAGTTCCAACAAGAAGAATTAATCCGTATCAATAATAATGTCATCTTACCCGATGCTACTAGAAACAAAACCCATGACGCTTTACAAGCAACTAATCGCCTTCGTCGCCTCATGGGCAATGCCGAACCTTTAACCCAAGTTCAAGGTAAACAAATTGTTCAAGCTGATAGCAGAATGGACAATTTAGCAGGGGCTGGAGTGAAAAGTCTCCGTAAAGCGGCTCGTGGTATCGCTTCTTGGTATGGACCGGGTTTTCATGGACGCAGAACCGCTAGTGGTGAACGATTTAACCAACACGCTTTAACTGCGGCTCACCGTAGTCTTCCCTTTGGTACAAGAGTTAAAGTTACTAATGTAAGAAATGGTCGTTCTGTAGTAGTTCGCATCAACGATCGAGGACCCCATGTGAGAGGACGTATTATCGACTTATCCGCCGGTGCTGCCCGTGCGATCGGTGTAAAAAGTAGTGGCGTTGCTACTATTTCCATGCAAGTACTTAATTAA
- a CDS encoding STAS domain-containing protein, whose amino-acid sequence MLPKIKVLRPEGIFDNTKSTQFRQQISELISQGVNVVLIDLKKVTFMDSSGLGALVLILKMIRNASGRLFLMSLNDQVKMLFDLTNMGNLFEVIEDKSELEERLKNP is encoded by the coding sequence ATGTTACCTAAAATAAAAGTTCTTAGACCTGAAGGTATTTTTGACAACACAAAATCAACTCAGTTTCGTCAACAAATTAGTGAGTTAATTAGTCAGGGTGTCAATGTTGTTCTTATTGATTTAAAAAAAGTAACTTTTATGGATAGTTCTGGTTTAGGTGCATTAGTCTTAATTTTGAAAATGATTCGCAATGCTAGTGGCAGACTTTTCTTGATGTCTTTAAATGATCAAGTAAAAATGTTGTTTGATTTAACTAATATGGGCAATTTATTTGAGGTGATTGAAGATAAATCTGAATTGGAAGAAAGATTAAAAAATCCCTAA
- the purM gene encoding phosphoribosylformylglycinamidine cyclo-ligase: protein MDYKQAGVDVEAGREFVKKITDNVASTYRKGVLGGLGGFGGCFEIPEGYQQPVLISGTDGVGTKLKIAHELNRHDTVGVDLVAMCVNDILTSGAEPLFFLDYLATGKLDSNQLAEVINGIVSGCKESGCALLGGETAEMPGFYQVGEYDLAGFCVGIVEKSKILDGSKVKIGDVAIALSSSGIHSNGFSLVRKIIESNGFSWHDKPKELGGETLGEICLTPTRLYVKPVLSALQSGLEIKAMAHITGGGIPENLPRCLPQNRSIELKLDSWTIPPIFQWLAKTGNVDQEAMLNTFNMGVGFVVIVSEDDVTTVKDHFHNYNIETSSIGRVIEGENSIVFRQ, encoded by the coding sequence ATGGATTATAAACAGGCAGGAGTTGACGTTGAAGCAGGTAGAGAGTTTGTCAAAAAAATCACCGATAATGTGGCAAGTACTTATAGAAAAGGGGTTTTAGGTGGATTAGGTGGCTTTGGTGGTTGTTTTGAAATTCCTGAAGGTTATCAACAGCCTGTATTAATTTCAGGTACGGATGGAGTCGGCACTAAGTTAAAGATTGCCCATGAATTAAATCGTCACGATACTGTAGGGGTTGATTTAGTGGCAATGTGTGTAAATGATATTTTAACCAGTGGCGCCGAGCCTTTATTTTTTCTGGATTATTTAGCGACAGGCAAATTAGACAGCAATCAATTAGCAGAAGTTATCAATGGTATCGTTTCAGGATGTAAAGAAAGCGGTTGTGCATTGTTAGGGGGTGAAACCGCAGAAATGCCGGGGTTTTATCAGGTAGGAGAGTATGATTTAGCAGGTTTTTGTGTGGGCATTGTGGAAAAAAGTAAAATTCTCGATGGTAGTAAAGTTAAGATCGGAGATGTGGCGATCGCACTTTCTAGTAGTGGTATTCATAGTAATGGCTTTTCTCTGGTGCGCAAAATTATTGAAAGTAATGGTTTTAGTTGGCACGATAAACCCAAAGAATTGGGGGGAGAAACTTTAGGGGAGATTTGTTTAACTCCCACTCGTCTTTATGTCAAACCCGTGTTATCGGCGTTGCAATCGGGTTTAGAAATTAAGGCAATGGCACACATCACGGGGGGAGGCATTCCCGAAAATTTACCCCGTTGTTTACCTCAAAACCGCTCGATCGAGTTAAAATTAGATAGTTGGACTATTCCGCCGATTTTCCAATGGTTAGCGAAAACGGGTAATGTTGATCAAGAGGCGATGTTGAATACTTTTAATATGGGAGTCGGTTTTGTGGTAATTGTGTCAGAAGATGACGTTACCACAGTCAAAGATCATTTTCATAACTATAATATAGAAACAAGTTCCATCGGTCGAGTGATAGAAGGAGAAAATTCGATCGTTTTTAGGCAATAA
- a CDS encoding response regulator, whose product MTKNTVLDVDKQVVAIPHKVLQGLLVKKISGKLIVQDPLDRDIQWIIYLGKGKIHFATSISRKRERLNYLLSQNFKQYNLYIPQELEDDYQFIYKQWQDKHLDSHEVREILFYLTQEALICCLALPRARVKYEKIVGLNPLILNKSAKSLVESEKSQIRGWAQIRGNISSPFVRFHNIDWHSLSSYFADDLPQWQRLEKLKPYLDDHCSLYEIGAYSGETVLDLGMLFQPLVNLNLINVKPPEDNNTDTIEKPLIACIDDSQAIQRIVKMTLIAGGFEVVGITEPAKAMSMFVRQKPDLILMDINMPDIDGYKLAYMMRQSELLKDIPILMLTGRDGVLDRVKAKMIGAVGYICKPFNPQELIQSINDNIQKEA is encoded by the coding sequence ATGACAAAAAATACTGTACTTGATGTTGATAAACAAGTAGTTGCAATACCTCATAAGGTTTTACAAGGTTTATTAGTAAAAAAAATATCAGGTAAATTAATTGTACAAGATCCTCTCGATCGAGATATACAATGGATAATATATTTAGGGAAAGGAAAAATTCATTTCGCCACCAGTATATCGAGAAAAAGAGAAAGACTTAACTATCTTTTATCTCAAAATTTTAAACAATATAACCTTTATATTCCTCAAGAATTAGAAGACGATTATCAATTTATTTATAAACAGTGGCAAGATAAACATTTAGACTCCCATGAAGTAAGAGAAATTTTATTTTATCTGACTCAAGAGGCACTAATTTGTTGTTTAGCTTTACCAAGAGCGAGGGTAAAATATGAGAAAATAGTAGGATTAAATCCTCTTATTCTCAACAAAAGCGCTAAATCCCTAGTAGAGTCGGAAAAAAGTCAGATTCGGGGATGGGCGCAAATTAGGGGAAACATTAGTTCTCCTTTTGTGCGTTTTCATAACATCGATTGGCATTCCCTTTCCTCTTATTTTGCCGATGATTTGCCTCAATGGCAACGGTTAGAAAAATTAAAACCCTATTTAGATGATCACTGTAGCTTATACGAAATCGGAGCTTATTCAGGAGAAACCGTTTTAGATTTAGGGATGCTTTTTCAACCTTTAGTAAACTTAAATCTGATAAACGTTAAGCCTCCTGAAGATAACAACACCGACACGATTGAAAAACCCTTGATTGCCTGTATCGATGATAGCCAAGCCATACAACGCATCGTCAAAATGACTTTAATCGCTGGAGGTTTTGAAGTTGTAGGTATTACTGAACCTGCCAAAGCAATGAGTATGTTTGTTCGTCAAAAACCAGATTTGATTCTCATGGATATTAATATGCCCGACATTGACGGTTATAAATTGGCTTATATGATGCGTCAGTCAGAGCTACTCAAAGATATTCCTATTCTTATGTTAACAGGTAGAGACGGGGTGCTCGATCGAGTCAAAGCGAAAATGATTGGCGCCGTTGGTTATATTTGTAAACCCTTCAATCCCCAAGAATTAATCCAAAGCATCAACGACAACATTCAAAAAGAGGCATAA